A stretch of DNA from Candidatus Syntrophoarchaeum caldarius:
ATGTGGCCGCCTGGTGTCTCTTTCTCCTCGATCAACGTGACCGACGTCCCCCTGTCTGCTAAAGAGAGGGCAGCCATGATTCCAGCTATCCCACCACCGATTACAGCGACGGTCATTTAGATCACTTCTCAGCGCCTTCAATGATCGGTGCGATCACATCAGGGTAACCAACCGCCATTATGTGGCAGCCAGCACAGTTCTTTTTCTTTCTTATCTCCTTCACAAAATTGACGAAGTAGTCGATATTGAATTCATCGATCTTTTTCTTGCGTTCAGCCTTGTCAGAGATCGCCTTGAATTCCTTGAATGTCTTCAAAAACTCGGGTGGCACGGTAACACCTGATACGAACTTATCAAAGAACTCTGCCTGACCATAAGAACGGGGTGGGAAGATGCCGATAAATGTCGGTATACCGATGTGCTCAATTGATTCCAGATATGTAAGCGCGATATCCACATCAAATACAACCTGGGTCTGGATGAAATCAGCACCAACCTCCGCCTTCCGCTCCATCTTCAGGACCTCAATCTCAAGCGGCTCCTGGTTCGGGTTTCCAGCAACTCCAATGTTGATCTCAGGCCTTGGTCCCTGCACCTCGTTTCCAGAGAGGTCAGTTCCCTCATATACCATGTGATGGATCAGATCAACGAGCTGGGCCGAGTCAAGATCAAATACAGGCTTTGCGTCCGGGGTGTTTCCCATGTGTGTGTGATCGCCTGTCAGGGCGAGGATATTCTTGAGACCAAAGGCAGCAGCGGCAAGGATATCTGATGCAAGTGCCAGTCTGTTCTTGTCAGCAGTCCTTAGCTGATATACCATCTCAAGCCCCGAGTCACGCTGGATGATGAAGCTTGCAGCAAGGCTCGACATTGCGCTGAAGCTCTGGGGGTTATCGGTCACATTTGCGGCTGTGATCTTTCCGATCCCCTTCAGGGTCTTTGCCCATTCAACAACATCCCCTATCTCTGTGCTCAGGTTATGTGGCTCAAGCTCACCGGTATATACAAATTCACCAGCCTTGATCTTCTTCATCAACTCTGAGAATGCCTCCCCCATCTCTATAACCTCCTCGGATTCATAGCAAGTGTCCGCTTCTTCGGTGGTCTATATTTCCTGAAAAGATCAAGTCGGTTAAGCTCTTTTGCTCGATGATAGATCAGATACCATGCACAGTCATTCTTTACCATCTCACCATTGACCTCCATCGGAAGCTCGCACTTACCCTCAACACATCCTCCACAGGGTCCATTGAGAAGCCCTTTCGCGCATCGAGCCACCGGACAGATACCCCCCGTCTCTTCGAGAATACACTCACCACATGCAAGACACATCTCATACATCGGGCCCTGTCTGATCTCTTCAGAACCGATGAACATGGTATCCTGTGCCGGACGTGTCCAGATCTCAGGATAAACTTTGTTAAGTATCTGGACACCAACACCGCACGCAAGCGAGACCATACCATCGTAATCATTCAGTTGAACCCGGAGGTTTCCAACCGATTCATCACAGCACTGTTTCACGATGGTTGTAAAACCAGTCTCAATCGGTTTGCCCTCCATCTTTGCCTTCATCTCAATAAGCTTTGCAAGTGTCTCCGCTTCTTTCAAGCCTCTTGGAGGCTGTGTGCAGCCATCACATCCCACAAAGAGGACTCTTTTGCAGTCTGCTATCGATGCATAGATTTCCTCTAAGGGTTTTTCCTTGGTTATTATCATCCTGAATCGCCTCTCAATTATTGTATGATATGACCTTAAGCATATGCTGAATATATTGGTTGATATGATCCTCGATTTATACACTATTTAAATTATTCGTTTTTATTTCAAGTGAAAAATATTTACAGAATAAATTGTTACAAATCGCAATGTTTTTATATGCACAGGTTAAAACAGGCAAAGAGGTGACTTACTTGGTTAATAACGATGTTATAGACATTTACGCCGATGATGGGAAGGTTCTGGAAGAAAACATCCCACTGGAGGCTTTAAATCCATACAAAAATCAGGCAATCCTCGATATACTTCAGACGATCAGGCGAACAGCACTGGTTGATATCTCGGCACTTGAAACAACGCTCAAGAAGGGGGAGGTTGGCGGTACGATGAATGTTGGAAGTGAGTGCCATATTCCTGGACGAGAGCTGGACCTACCACTTATGGATCGGATCGAAGAGATCAGAGAAAAAGTTAAAAAAATGCTTGAGTTAACTCCAAACGATGATACACTGGTTGAAGTCGTTGATTCACTGATGGTAATCCAGATCCCGTCACGTTCA
This window harbors:
- a CDS encoding 5,10-methylenetetrahydrofolate reductase translates to MGEAFSELMKKIKAGEFVYTGELEPHNLSTEIGDVVEWAKTLKGIGKITAANVTDNPQSFSAMSSLAASFIIQRDSGLEMVYQLRTADKNRLALASDILAAAAFGLKNILALTGDHTHMGNTPDAKPVFDLDSAQLVDLIHHMVYEGTDLSGNEVQGPRPEINIGVAGNPNQEPLEIEVLKMERKAEVGADFIQTQVVFDVDIALTYLESIEHIGIPTFIGIFPPRSYGQAEFFDKFVSGVTVPPEFLKTFKEFKAISDKAERKKKIDEFNIDYFVNFVKEIRKKKNCAGCHIMAVGYPDVIAPIIEGAEK
- a CDS encoding 5,10-methylenetetrahydrofolate reductase; the protein is MIITKEKPLEEIYASIADCKRVLFVGCDGCTQPPRGLKEAETLAKLIEMKAKMEGKPIETGFTTIVKQCCDESVGNLRVQLNDYDGMVSLACGVGVQILNKVYPEIWTRPAQDTMFIGSEEIRQGPMYEMCLACGECILEETGGICPVARCAKGLLNGPCGGCVEGKCELPMEVNGEMVKNDCAWYLIYHRAKELNRLDLFRKYRPPKKRTLAMNPRRL